A genomic window from Salvia miltiorrhiza cultivar Shanhuang (shh) chromosome 5, IMPLAD_Smil_shh, whole genome shotgun sequence includes:
- the LOC131024214 gene encoding F-box/kelch-repeat protein At3g23880-like: MFMAQSQTTLNTEIVLWMPPFQFLLLPIPKLPNDVIIEILTWLPVKSLLKFKCVCTSWRALISSQRFIKAHLDNSKLAPNSAHDMIAFNCPGNLKQCSVSSMLYESVSQVFDLSLPLYSLKGFKVEGSCNGLLLMTLSKRQTILWNPCTRTYKKLPHFGVEIAEDYYPDYDLGYDKSSDDYKVVGFFDNFTDLSDVIVVVYSLKNDEWKRIKNINGRNVKAGRAAFANGKLYYFTYPDYKYRSDWNILSLDLEKEEEYETLQMPSYVKLGDHSSLAVSEGSLFLLCTHLTCADVWMLDGSSVGIENWTKVVTMPCCPDGGWKYNRTMLLYVLKNGLVMFRGATFVVYNAKDGSFRYPRIRNTGESLSVGVYTYVESLVSPVGMG, encoded by the coding sequence ATGTTCATGGCACAATCCCAAACAACCCTCAACACCGAAATCGTGCTATGGATGCCACCATTCCAATTCCTGCTCCTTCCAATTCCCAAGCTCCCAAACGACGTGATCATCGAAATTCTCACCTGGCTCCCAGTAAAATCCCTCTTGAAATTCAAATGCGTCTGCACATCATggcgagccctaatttccaGCCAACGCTTCATCAAAGCCCACCTCGACAACTCTAAATTAGCCCCAAATTCAGCCCACGATATGATCGCTTTCAACTGTCCAGGTAATCTTAAGCAATGTTCGGTTAGTTCCATGCTGTATGAATCTGTTTCTCAAGTATTCGATTTGAGTCTTCCACTTTACTCATTAAAAGGATTTAAGGTGGAAGGTTCGTGTAATGGTTTACTACTAATGACGTTAAGTAAAAGACAAACGATTCTGTGGAACCCATGTACAAGAACTTACAAAAAGCTGCCTCATTTCGGCGTGGAAATAGCTGAGGATTATTATCCTGATTATGATTTAGGTTATGATAAATCAAGTGATGACTATAAAGTGGTGGGGTTTTTCGATAACTTTACGGATTTGTCTGATGTGATAGTAGTAGTTTATAGTTTGAAGAATGATGAGTGGAAAAGGATCAAGAATATAAATGGTCGTAACGTGAAGGCAGGGCGGGCTGCGTTTGCAAATGGAAAGCTGTATTATTTTACTTATCCAGATTATAAGTATAGATCCGATTGGAATATTCTCTCCCTTGATTTGGAGAAGGAGGAGGAGTATGAGACACTGCAAATGCCAAGCTATGTGAAGCTTGGTGATCATTCATCTTTGGCAGTGTCTGAGGGGTCGTTGTTCTTGCTCTGCACTCATCTGACTTGTGCAGATGTGTGGATGTTGGATGGTAGTAGCGTGGGAATTGAGAATTGGACTAAGGTCGTCACGATGCCCTGTTGCCCTGATGGTGGTTGGAAGTATAACCGTACAATGTTATTGTATGTGCTGAAGAATGGTCTGGTCATGTTCCGTGGTGCGACTTTTGTGGTGTACAATGCAAAGGATGGCTCCTTTAGGTATCCTCGGATTAGAAACACGGGTGAATCTCTTTCTGTTGGAGTCTATACTTATGTTGAAAGTTTAGTTTCACCAGTGGGAATGGGATGA
- the LOC131024213 gene encoding DELLA protein RGL2-like, producing MKKQVNPPFEMSTEDEFYSFKAYGDAADPSLLQPAREEQNFLAQVATLDDLYLGIGSSPFQFCGEETGNFPSFNSQNSPHVEANEEKSYAFPCASLEILRGCGSRISAVNRKGVHGLSNEVEEKASSPSELSINDVIKLSAANFIQSKVATGNELYAISHPYADAFLGLSEENARDVRLVQDLLSCAEKVSNQQYDSASKLLEECHKQSFKQMNKTQRLVYYFTAALSEKIERGRGRCTKIDSPRDPTAPSSATTAFFMKLPFSQITQFAGIQTMVEHVSGCRKVHVIDLELRCGVYQTVLMQALAAECIHFKITAIATEPSTVIEEAGVRLNALATSLNVAFSFNVISLENVVDFQISLFDLDEDEAVLVHSAHALEKLVMKPRELDILMRIIRRINPRVMVIIEAEANVNSPAFVNRFVEALLYCGAYFDSLEDCFKNDVAERLFIEAKVLNPVVRNAVAAEGDEREHRIVGITVWRAFLERFGMVEMELSKLALTHASMTLDRFECRHSCALAFNGNSLIVSWKETPICSLSLWKFRQSKIMS from the exons ATGAAGAAACAGGTGAACCCTCCATTTGAAATGTCGACAGAAGATGAATTTTATTCCTTTAAG GCATACGGAGACGCTGCTGATCCAAGCCTGCTGCAGCCCGCACGTGAAGAACAAAATTTTCTAGCACAAGTTGCTACTTTGGATGATTTATACCTCGGTATTGGTTCTTCACCATTTCAGTTCTGTGGTGAGGAAACAGGAAATTTTCCAAGTTTCAACTCTCAAAACTCACCACATGTTGAGGCAAATGAAGAGAAGTCCTATGCATTTCCTTGTGCATCTTTGGAGATTTTGAGAGGCTGCGGAAGTAGGATTAGCGCTGTAAACAGAAAAGGGGTACATGGACTGAGCAATGAGGTTGAAGAAAAGGCGTCATCTCCCTCAGAATTGTCGATAAATGATGTAATCAAGCTGTCTGCAGCCAACTTCATTCAGTCCAAGGTGGCAACTGGAAATGAACTCTATGCTATCAGCCATCCATATGCAGATGCATTCTTAGGCCTCTCCGAAGAGAATGCTAGGGATGTTCGCCTCGTGCAGGACCTCCTCTCGTGTGCAGAGAAAGTAAGCAATCAGCAATACGACTCTGCAAGTAAGCTTCTTGAAGAGTGCCACAAGCAGAGTTTCAAACAAATGAACAAAACACAAAGATTGGTGTACTATTTCACTGCAGCTCTTTCTGAAAAGATTGAACGAGGAAGAGGGAGATGCACGAAAATTGACAGTCCACGCGATCCCACTGCCCCTAGCTCTGCTACTACTGCCTTCTTCATGAAGCTGCCTTTCTCTCAGATCACACAGTTTGCTGGCATTCAAACAATGGTGGAACACGTGTCGGGTTGTAGGAAGGTACACGTCATTGATCTTGAACTCCGGTGTGGGGTCTACCAGACGGTCCTGATGCAGGCTCTGGCAGCTGAGTGTATACATTTCAAGATAACTGCCATAGCAACTGAGCCGAGCACTGTGATTGAGGAGGCCGGTGTGAGGCTTAACGCTCTAGCCACTTCCTTGAATGTGGCCTTCTCTTTCAATGTGATAAGTTTAGAGAATGTTGTCGATTTTCAAATAAGCCTCTTTGATCTTGATGAAGATGAGGCAGTTCTGGTCCACAGCGCGCATGCTCTGGAGAAGCTGGTCATGAAGCCAAGAGAGCTCGACATCTTGATGAGGATCATCAGGAGGATCAATCCTCGCGTGATGGTCATCATTGAGGCCGAAGCAAATGTGAATTCTCCGGCCTTTGTGAACCGCTTTGTCGAGGCCCTTCTCTACTGTGGTGCTTATTTCGACAGTTTGGAAGATTGTTTCAAGAATGATGTTGCTGAGAGGTTGTTCATTGAGGCGAAAGTCCTGAATCCCGTTGTAAGAAATGCTGTCGCGGCTGAGGGAGATGAAAGAGAGCACCGGATTGTAGGCATAACCGTGTGGAGGGCATTTCTTGAAAGGTTTGGCATGGTGGAAATGGAGCTTAGCAAACTAGCTCTCACTCATGCAAGCATGACTCTTGACAGATTCGAGTGTCGACATTCTTGTGCACTTGCTTTCAATGGGAATTCCCTCATTGTTAGTTGGAAGGAGACACCAATATGTTCACTATCTCTGTGGAAGTTTAGGCAGAGCAAGATCATGTCTTAA